The Nitrospiria bacterium DNA window CCAAGCGGCCTGATTGAGGATCAGGGGCGTCATGGTTAAACGGGTGGTTCCAAATTTTTCCACGGGATTGGCCACGACCCACCGATCGGTCTTTTCCAGTGCAGGTGTGTTTGGAAAAAGAGAGGCGGTATGCCCATCGGGCCCCATTCCTAGAAGAATCAGATCAAACCGAGGGGGTGCCCCGGTTTTCTTCAATGAGAAATGATCCCTAATGTTTTCTTCATATTCTAGGGCCGAGACATTCGGATCGGAGGCCTCACCCTTAAGCCGGTGGATATGGCCCTCTGAAATTTTTAAGCTGTTTAAAAAAGCCTCTCGAGCCATCCGATAATTGCTATCGGGATGGTCTGGAGGTACACATCGCTCATCCCCCCAAAAAAATTGGATTCTGTTCCAGGGAAGCTGGTTTTGATATGGATCACCTGCAAGGATCTTAAAGAGGCGCTTGGGGGTTGATCCTCCGGATAAAACAAAGCGAAAGTATGGTTTTTCGTTAAGAACCTCTTGGGCAATCTTTACGATTCGATCTGCTGCCTCATGGGCTATTTCTTCAGGTCCGGGAAGTATTACACGGGTCATAGAGATTTTCAACACCTTCTAACTCTTAAATGGGAAGAAAAAAACATCTATAACATTCTCCATTTCTGTGCATCCCCATCGATGAGCCGATCGGCTTCCACAGGGCCCCAACTCCCGGCTTGGTATTCCGGAAGCCATTTGGATCCTTCTTTTTCCCATCCCTCAAGGATATCTGTTACCCATCCCCAAGCGGCTTCAACGGCATCTCTTCTCATAAAGAGAGTCGGGTCCCCAGCCATGACATCTAAAAGAAGTCGCTCATACGCCTCCGGGGATTCTTTTGAATAGGCTTCTCCATAATGGAAATCCATGTTGACAGGGTGAATCTTCACCTTCGGACCGGGAATTTTTGAGATAATCCGAAGGGAAAAACCCTCTTCGGGTTGGATCCGTAGGGCCAGAATATTGGGTTCTAAAGGGAAAGCGGGATTGGAATTAAACAGGATTTGAGGAACGGGTTTGAGGTGGACTGAAATCTCTGTTTCCCGTTTCTTCATGGCCTT harbors:
- the pgl gene encoding 6-phosphogluconolactonase; the protein is MTRVILPGPEEIAHEAADRIVKIAQEVLNEKPYFRFVLSGGSTPKRLFKILAGDPYQNQLPWNRIQFFWGDERCVPPDHPDSNYRMAREAFLNSLKISEGHIHRLKGEASDPNVSALEYEENIRDHFSLKKTGAPPRFDLILLGMGPDGHTASLFPNTPALEKTDRWVVANPVEKFGTTRLTMTPLILNQAAWVIFLISGSDKAPILSEVLEGPYEPKRLPSQLIQPESGNMVWLLDRAAADRLKPQ